One Phaseolus vulgaris cultivar G19833 chromosome 2, P. vulgaris v2.0, whole genome shotgun sequence DNA window includes the following coding sequences:
- the LOC137809134 gene encoding uncharacterized protein gives MEIVSLNVRGLGGSINRKYIRDLISKEQVDMICLQETKCSEISKENGFLLWGSNNIGWIEVGASNNAGGIITMSRNSRFQLLNYFRGNNFSTTEGVWKGGGVVQIMIVNVYSPNSLREKKILWEEISDGVRTIRCGVYLETLIPFEDRKIEGVSS, from the coding sequence ATGGAGATTGTTAGTCTGAACGTAAGGGGGTTAGGAGGGAGTATTAATCGAAAATATATTAGAGATTTGATTAGCAAAGAACAGGTAGACATGATTTGCTTACAAGAGACTAAATGTTCTGAGATTAGTAAGGAGAATGGTTTCCTGTTGTGGGGATCTAATAATATTGGTTGGATTGAGGTTGGTGCTAGTAATAACGCAGGAGGGATCATTACTATGTCGAGAAATAGTCGGTTTCAACTCCTCAACTACTTTAGAGGCAACAATTTTTCTACTACTGAAGGGGTGTGGAAGGGCGGTGGAGTGGTTCAGATTATGATAGTTAATGTCTACAGTCCTAATTCGTTGAGGGAAAAAAAGATTCTTTGGGAAGAAATTAGTGACGGCGTCAGAACAATAAGGTGTGGTGTGTATTTGGAGACTTTAATTCCGTTCGAAGATAGGAAGATAGAAGGAGTTTCTTCTTAG